The genomic DNA CCCGCCGCGTGTTCGACGTAGGTCACGTCGTCGGTGTAGTGCGCCACCCACGCGTCCCAGTCCTGGGTGCGGGCGGCCTGGTCAACCGTCTTTTCGAACTCGGCGAATGCGGCTCGGAGTTCATCGCGGGTAAACAGGGAAGAGACAGCCTCCACAACCAGAACTAGAACATGTTCCAACTGTGTTTGTCGAGACCACATCACCGCAGATCGGGATTATCTCAATTCGACTTGAGGTTATTGAAGGGCACAGGGAGGAAGGACCCCATGACACGCACGTACAACAAGGACCCGCAGGCCGTCGCGGCGCTGTCCCCCGAGCAGTACCACGTCACCCAGCAGAACGGCACCGAGCGGCCGTTCACCGGGGAGTACTGGGACAATCACGAGCCCGGGATCTACGTCGACGTGGTGAGCGGTGAGCCGCTGTTCGCGTCGGTCGACAAGTTCGAAAGCGGGAGCGGCTGGCCCAGTTTCACCCGTCCGATCGAGGCGCAGAACGTCATCGAGAAGCGCGACCTGAGCCACTTCATGATCCGCACCGAGGTGCGCTCCGCGGGCGGCGACAGCCACCTGGGCCATCTGTTCCCGGACGGCCCGAAGGACCAGGGCGGGTTGCGCTACTGCATCAACTCCGCTTCGCTCGAGTTCATCCACCTCGACGACCTCGAGGCCCGGGGCTACGGCCAGTACATCAGTCTGTTCAAGGAGGACGCGCAGTGACTTCGACGACGCACAAGACCGCGATTCTGGCGGGCGGCTGCTTCTGGGGCATGCAGGATCTGATCCGCAAGCAGCCCGGGGTGGTGTCGACCCGCGTCGGGTACACCGGCGGGAAGAACGACCACCCGACCTACCGCAACCATCCGGGGCATGCCGAGGCGATCGAGATCGTCTACGACCCGGCGCAAACCGACTTCCGCGCGCTGCTGGAGTTCTTCTTCCAGATCCACGATCCGAGCACCAAGGACCGGCAGGGCAACGACGTGGGTTCGAGCTACCGGTCGGCGATCTTCTACCTCGACGACGAGCAGAAGCGCGTGGCCGAGGACACCATTGCCGATGTCGACGCCTCCGGCCTGTGGCCGGGCAAGGTGGTCACCGAGGTGACGCCGGCCGGTGACTTCTGGGAGGCCGAGCCGGAACATCAGGACTACCTGCTGCACTACCCCAACGGCTACACCTGCCATTTCCCGCGGGCCGGCTGGAAGCTGCCGAAGCGGGCTCCGCAGAACGCCTGATCAGCCGGAGTGGGTCCGCGCCCACTGCGCCAGAGCGGCCTCGGTGGTGATGTGATCGAGGCCGTTCAGGACGGCGCCCCGCAGCGGGCCCTCGTCGCCGTGGGCGCCGTCCAGCACGGGCGGCGCCGCCGGCTTCCGGAATGACATCAGACCGCCGCGGTAGGCCTGGTCGAAGGCCGTGGGCGCTGCGGCGCGCACTCCGACCGCCACCCCTCCGAGGGTCACCACGTCGGGGTCGTGCAGGTTGACCAACCCACCGATCCCGGCGCCGAGGGCGGTGGCCACTGTTGTGAATGCTGCCGCCGTGCGGGCGGTTGGGCCCTCTGCCAGGAGCCGGTGCGCGTAGGCGACGGGGTCCGCCGGCACCGGGTCATCGAGATGGCGAGCCAGCGCACGCCCGTCGACGCTCAGGTCCCAGCAGGCGCGGGCGCCGCAGGGGCACACCAGGTCCGGGTCGCCGAACGGGATGTGGCCGTACTCTCCGGCCGCGCCGTGGGCACCGGCGACGGGCACACCGTCGACCACCAGTGTCCCGCCGAGGCCCACCGCCACCATCAGGTGCAGCGCGGTTCCTGCCTCGCGTGCGGCCCCGGTGCGCGCCTCGGCCAGACCGGCCAGGGTGGCGTCATTGCCGATCAACATGGGGACCGGCAGGCTGTCGGTGAGTA from Mycolicibacterium tokaiense includes the following:
- the msrB gene encoding peptide-methionine (R)-S-oxide reductase MsrB, which translates into the protein MTRTYNKDPQAVAALSPEQYHVTQQNGTERPFTGEYWDNHEPGIYVDVVSGEPLFASVDKFESGSGWPSFTRPIEAQNVIEKRDLSHFMIRTEVRSAGGDSHLGHLFPDGPKDQGGLRYCINSASLEFIHLDDLEARGYGQYISLFKEDAQ
- the msrA gene encoding peptide-methionine (S)-S-oxide reductase MsrA, translating into MQDLIRKQPGVVSTRVGYTGGKNDHPTYRNHPGHAEAIEIVYDPAQTDFRALLEFFFQIHDPSTKDRQGNDVGSSYRSAIFYLDDEQKRVAEDTIADVDASGLWPGKVVTEVTPAGDFWEAEPEHQDYLLHYPNGYTCHFPRAGWKLPKRAPQNA
- a CDS encoding ROK family transcriptional regulator, with the protein product MDARAAEQLRWFGGAQLLALVRADPGITRAAAASRLGIGSGGATDLVARLRRAALLDEIPAPARGRGRPTTVLTPHAAGPLVLAVEVGAATWRLARAGLDGLHEVADEGEHSGTRLSHLLAELRDAVGQAYRQAPQRIAAVSVSVAGTVSGTRLVQFTTRGWNDVELSVLTDSLPVPMLIGNDATLAGLAEARTGAAREAGTALHLMVAVGLGGTLVVDGVPVAGAHGAAGEYGHIPFGDPDLVCPCGARACWDLSVDGRALARHLDDPVPADPVAYAHRLLAEGPTARTAAAFTTVATALGAGIGGLVNLHDPDVVTLGGVAVGVRAAAPTAFDQAYRGGLMSFRKPAAPPVLDGAHGDEGPLRGAVLNGLDHITTEAALAQWARTHSG